GCCCTTGACGATCGGCGCGTCGAACGGCGTCGGCTGGGGCACGTTCCGCACGTAGATGATCTTCAGTCCGGAGCCGCCCGTCGCGTTCTGCGCGCCGCCGGACGAGTCGCAGGCGGTCGTGAGCGCCGCCAGGGACGTCAGGGCGACCGCACCGGCGGCCCATCTCGATCTCGGCCGTGCCGTTCGACGCCGGCGTGTCCCCGTGTCGTGCGTGTGTGGATTCACTGCCGCTCCCTTCCCGAGTCCGGTGATCCCCTCGGTGGAACCCCCTGGTCGAGAGCCTGTGACGCAGCTCACCGGGGGTCTGTGCGAACGACTATCGGCTCGTGCGGTGGCGACTGTCAATAGATTCTTGTCAGCCTTGAAAAATTTTTCGGGGCGTGCCAGGGTGCCTCGCATGCGTTGGCCAGAGGGATTCATGTGGGGTACGGGAGCGTCGGCGACCCAGGCGGAGGGCGCCGCGCCGGCCTCCGACTGGTGGGAGTGGGAGCAACAGGGGCGGGCGCCCGTCTCGGGGGACGGGAACGGGTTCGCCCGTTCGTTCGCCACCGACTTCGGGCTCTACTCCGGCCTGGGGCTGCGCCATCACCGGATGTCGGTGGACTGGGCGAGGCTGGAGCCCGAGGAGGGGCGGCGCGACCGCTCGCAGGTGGCGCGGTACCGGGAGATCCTCCTCGCCGCGGCCGATGCGGGGATCACGCCGTGGCTGTGCCTGCACCACTTCACGCTGCCGCGCTGGTTCGCGCGTTCGGGGGGCTTCGCGAACGAGGAGAACCGGCGCGGGCACTGGATGCGCCATGTCGACTTCGTCGCCGACGCGTTCTCCGATCTCGTCGGCGGATGGCAGCCCGTCAACGAGCCGAACTACTACCCCCGCATCGCCTTCGGCGGCGGGCCGTTCCCCCCTGCCGTCGACGACGCCGACACGTTCGGCCGCGTCGCCGAGGGCATCCATCTCGCCACCGCGGAGGCGGCGCTACGTCTCCGCTCGACGGGCCGGCCCGTGTCCTCGATCTACGGCCTGTCCGTGCCGGTGGCCCTGGACGACTCGGCGGAGACGACCGTGAGGGTGCGGAACCATCTGGCCGACAACTGGACCTCGTGGATCGGCCTGGTCCGCGACGGCGTCCTGCGCATTCGCGACCGTCCGCCGATCGACGTCCCCCACCTGGCGAACGT
The DNA window shown above is from Thermomonospora umbrina and carries:
- a CDS encoding family 1 glycosylhydrolase, which gives rise to MRWPEGFMWGTGASATQAEGAAPASDWWEWEQQGRAPVSGDGNGFARSFATDFGLYSGLGLRHHRMSVDWARLEPEEGRRDRSQVARYREILLAAADAGITPWLCLHHFTLPRWFARSGGFANEENRRGHWMRHVDFVADAFSDLVGGWQPVNEPNYYPRIAFGGGPFPPAVDDADTFGRVAEGIHLATAEAALRLRSTGRPVSSIYGLSVPVALDDSAETTVRVRNHLADNWTSWIGLVRDGVLRIRDRPPIDVPHLANVFDMIGFSYYRTTGVRRGEPVPHPSGAPLSAMGYAVSSAGLRLVLSKLREELEDTPLLVAEYGVGVHDDDLRARYLREGLAIVRTAIAEGADIRGFFHWTGVDNYEWMRGYDVPFGLITRDRTVRPSAAVLAAEALG